In Streptomyces sp. NBC_00569, a single genomic region encodes these proteins:
- a CDS encoding SGM_3592 family protein, with amino-acid sequence MAADPEYERDETWEDVTFDEDFIRSAETTEPSARARMLAARWRNESPEPQPWRSDKPPAGWFFSRARRRKWRRR; translated from the coding sequence ATGGCCGCGGATCCGGAATACGAGCGGGACGAGACATGGGAGGACGTGACCTTCGACGAGGACTTCATACGGTCCGCCGAGACCACGGAGCCGTCCGCGCGGGCCCGCATGCTCGCCGCCCGCTGGCGGAACGAGTCCCCCGAGCCCCAGCCGTGGCGCTCCGACAAGCCTCCCGCGGGCTGGTTCTTCAGCCGCGCCCGACGCCGCAAGTGGCGCAGACGCTAG
- a CDS encoding HAD family hydrolase, which translates to MSHPAPLDPSFPYKLVATDLDGTLLRPDDTVSERTREALTAVTAAGAAHIIVTGRAVPWTRHILDDLGYEGLAVCGQGAQVYHAGEHRLLTSVTLDRQLAGLALSKIEAETGPLALAASRDGLEGEVIVGPGYQVQEGPLPVIPFTDVTELWKAPLNKVYVQHPGMTDDELAAVALAVAGDLVGVTMAGEGIVELLPLGLSKATGLSLAARRLGAKAADTIAFGDMPNDIPMFGWAAHGVAMANAHAELKAVADEVTTSNADDGIAVVLERLLG; encoded by the coding sequence GTGAGCCACCCCGCTCCGCTCGATCCCTCGTTCCCGTACAAACTCGTCGCGACCGATCTCGACGGGACGCTCCTGCGGCCCGACGACACGGTCTCCGAGCGGACGCGTGAGGCGCTCACCGCGGTCACCGCGGCGGGCGCCGCCCACATCATCGTGACCGGGCGGGCCGTGCCCTGGACCCGGCACATCCTCGATGACCTCGGCTACGAGGGCCTCGCGGTGTGCGGGCAGGGGGCGCAGGTCTATCACGCCGGCGAGCACCGGCTGCTGACGTCGGTGACGCTCGACCGGCAGCTGGCCGGTCTCGCACTCTCCAAGATCGAGGCGGAGACCGGGCCGCTGGCCCTGGCCGCGAGCCGTGACGGCCTCGAGGGCGAGGTCATCGTGGGGCCCGGCTACCAGGTGCAGGAAGGCCCCCTGCCGGTCATCCCGTTCACGGATGTCACCGAGCTCTGGAAAGCGCCGCTGAACAAGGTGTACGTGCAGCATCCCGGCATGACCGACGACGAGCTGGCCGCCGTGGCGCTGGCCGTGGCCGGTGATCTGGTGGGCGTCACGATGGCCGGCGAGGGCATCGTCGAACTGCTGCCGCTCGGACTGTCCAAGGCGACCGGTCTCTCGCTCGCCGCGCGCCGGCTGGGCGCGAAGGCGGCCGACACGATCGCTTTCGGCGACATGCCCAACGACATCCCGATGTTCGGCTGGGCGGCGCACGGCGTGGCGATGGCCAACGCCCACGCGGAGCTCAAGGCCGTCGCCGACGAGGTCACGACGTCGAACGCGGACGACGGCATCGCGGTGGTCCTGGAACGCCTGCTGGGCTGA
- the serS gene encoding serine--tRNA ligase, with amino-acid sequence MIDLRLLREDPDRVRASQRARGEDVALVDALLSADERRRSSGLRFDELRSEQKSLGKLIPKASADERQELLKKTGELSAAVKSAEAEQREADEETQRLALLLGNIVHTDVPVGGEEDFVVLETHGTIRDFGAEGFEPKDHLELGEALGAIDVERGAKVSGSRFYYLTGVGALLELALVNAAIAQATEAGFIPMLTPALVRPRAMEGTGFLGQAAENVYHLEKDDYYLVGTSEVALAGYHMDEILDADKLPLRYAGFSPCFRREAGTYGKDTRGIFRVHQFDKVEMFSYVAPEDAEAEHKRLLEWEKQWLTGLELPFQVIDVATGDLGSSASRKFDCEAWIPTQGKYRELTSASNCDGFQARRLSIRMRDGKKVQPLSTLNGTLCAVPRTIVAILENHQQADGSVRVPEVLRPYLGGRATLEPK; translated from the coding sequence GTGATTGACCTTCGCCTGCTCCGTGAGGACCCCGACCGTGTTCGCGCCTCCCAGCGCGCCCGTGGAGAGGACGTCGCCCTCGTCGACGCCCTGCTCTCCGCCGACGAGCGGCGCAGGTCGTCCGGTCTCCGCTTCGACGAGCTCCGTTCCGAGCAGAAGTCGCTCGGCAAGCTGATCCCCAAGGCCTCCGCCGACGAGCGGCAGGAGCTCCTGAAGAAGACCGGCGAGCTCTCCGCCGCCGTCAAGAGCGCCGAGGCCGAGCAGCGCGAGGCCGACGAGGAGACCCAGCGCCTCGCCCTCCTGCTGGGCAACATCGTGCACACGGACGTCCCGGTCGGCGGCGAGGAGGACTTCGTCGTCCTCGAGACGCACGGCACGATCCGCGACTTCGGCGCCGAGGGCTTCGAGCCCAAGGACCACCTGGAGCTCGGCGAGGCGCTCGGCGCCATCGACGTCGAGCGCGGCGCCAAGGTGTCGGGCTCGCGCTTCTACTACCTGACGGGCGTCGGCGCGCTCCTCGAACTCGCCCTGGTGAACGCGGCGATCGCGCAGGCCACCGAGGCCGGCTTCATCCCGATGCTGACGCCCGCCCTGGTGCGCCCGCGCGCCATGGAGGGCACGGGCTTCCTCGGCCAGGCCGCGGAGAACGTGTACCACCTGGAGAAGGACGACTACTACCTGGTCGGCACCTCCGAGGTCGCGCTCGCCGGGTACCACATGGACGAGATCCTCGACGCGGACAAGCTGCCGCTGCGTTATGCCGGCTTCTCGCCGTGCTTCCGCCGCGAGGCCGGTACGTACGGCAAGGACACCCGGGGCATCTTCCGGGTGCACCAGTTCGACAAGGTCGAGATGTTCTCGTACGTCGCTCCCGAGGACGCCGAGGCCGAGCACAAGCGGCTTCTGGAGTGGGAGAAGCAGTGGCTGACCGGCCTCGAGCTGCCCTTCCAGGTCATCGATGTGGCGACGGGCGACCTCGGGTCCTCGGCCTCACGCAAGTTCGACTGCGAGGCGTGGATCCCGACGCAGGGCAAGTACCGCGAGCTGACCTCGGCGTCGAACTGTGACGGCTTCCAGGCCCGCCGCCTGTCCATCCGGATGCGCGACGGCAAGAAGGTGCAGCCGCTGTCGACCCTGAACGGCACGCTGTGCGCGGTGCCGCGCACCATCGTGGCCATCCTGGAGAATCACCAGCAGGCCGACGGCTCCGTGAGGGTGCCCGAGGTGCTGCGTCCGTACCTGGGGGGACGAGCCACTCTTGAACCGAAGTAG
- the pheA gene encoding prephenate dehydratase, translating into MSASYAYLGPQGTFTEVALRTLPETATRELVPMVSVPAALDAVRNGEAEAAFVPIENSVEGGITTTLDELVAGEPLMIYREVLLSITFALLVRPGTQVSDIKTVTAHPAAQPQVRNWMKANLDEDVTWESAASNADGARLVQEGRYDAAFAGEFAAERYGLVPLVTEIHDAENAQTRFVLVGKPARPAAPTGADKTSVVIWQRDDHPGALLELLQEFAVRGVNLMLLQSRPTGEGIGNYCFAIDAEGHISDRRVGEALMGLKRVCPQVRFLGSYPRAGVTVADVRTPRTGTSDSDFMAASDWLARCQDGRF; encoded by the coding sequence ATGTCAGCCAGCTACGCGTATCTCGGTCCCCAGGGCACCTTCACCGAGGTTGCTCTGCGCACGCTCCCGGAGACCGCCACCCGGGAGCTCGTCCCGATGGTGTCCGTGCCCGCTGCACTGGACGCCGTACGCAACGGCGAGGCCGAAGCCGCGTTCGTGCCGATCGAGAACTCCGTCGAGGGCGGCATCACGACCACGCTCGACGAACTGGTGGCCGGTGAGCCGCTGATGATCTACCGCGAGGTGCTGCTCTCGATCACCTTCGCGCTGCTGGTCAGGCCCGGTACGCAGGTGTCGGACATCAAGACGGTGACGGCCCACCCGGCGGCCCAGCCGCAGGTCCGCAACTGGATGAAGGCGAATCTCGACGAGGACGTGACGTGGGAGTCCGCGGCGTCGAACGCGGACGGCGCGCGCCTGGTGCAGGAGGGCCGCTACGACGCGGCGTTCGCGGGCGAGTTCGCGGCCGAGCGCTACGGCTTGGTGCCGCTGGTCACCGAGATCCACGACGCGGAGAACGCGCAGACGCGGTTCGTCCTCGTCGGCAAGCCGGCCCGCCCCGCCGCGCCCACCGGTGCGGACAAGACCTCCGTGGTCATCTGGCAGCGCGACGACCACCCGGGCGCGCTGCTCGAACTGCTCCAGGAGTTCGCGGTGCGTGGCGTCAACCTGATGCTGCTGCAGTCCCGGCCGACCGGTGAAGGCATCGGGAACTACTGCTTCGCCATCGACGCGGAGGGCCACATCTCGGACCGCCGCGTGGGCGAGGCGCTGATGGGGCTCAAGCGGGTCTGCCCGCAGGTGCGCTTCCTGGGCTCGTATCCGAGGGCCGGGGTCACCGTGGCGGACGTCCGGACTCCGCGGACGGGGACGTCCGACAGTGACTTCATGGCGGCGTCGGACTGGCTCGCGCGCTGCCAGGACGGCCGTTTCTGA
- the efeB gene encoding iron uptake transporter deferrochelatase/peroxidase subunit, whose amino-acid sequence MADSENRTDSGISRRRLLGTAGATGLALGAVGGAAGYATASSNSPDAAASLTSLGADRVMFHGKHQPGITTPMQSRGHLIAFDLAPGAGRKEAAALMRRWSATARRLMAGETLGDSDTDVARDAGPSSLTLTFGFGHSFFSRTGLEKQRPTALDPLPDFFSDHLDKARSNGDLWVQIGANDALVAFHALRAVQRDAGEAARVRWQMNGFNRSPGATSHPMTARNLMGQIDGTNNPKPADADFDKRIFVPASDDPAWMAGGSYAVVRRIRMLLDDWEKLSGKAQDDVIGRRKSDGAPLTGGTETTEPDLEKTGADGKLVIPINAHARITRPDQNGGAAMVRRPFSYHDGIGHDGVPDAGLLFVCWQADPLRGFVPVQRKLDRGDALSDFIRHESSGLFAVPGGAGEGEYVGQALLEAH is encoded by the coding sequence ATGGCTGACTCCGAGAACCGGACCGACTCCGGCATCTCCCGACGACGGCTCCTCGGCACCGCGGGCGCGACGGGCCTCGCCCTGGGCGCCGTGGGCGGCGCCGCCGGGTACGCGACCGCGTCGTCGAACTCCCCCGACGCCGCCGCGTCGCTGACCTCCCTCGGCGCGGACCGCGTGATGTTTCACGGGAAACATCAGCCCGGCATCACGACCCCGATGCAGTCCCGCGGGCACTTGATCGCCTTCGATCTCGCGCCGGGCGCCGGACGCAAGGAAGCGGCGGCCCTGATGCGCCGCTGGTCGGCCACCGCCCGGCGGCTGATGGCCGGCGAGACGCTCGGCGACTCCGACACCGACGTCGCCCGCGACGCCGGCCCTTCCTCGCTGACGCTCACCTTCGGCTTCGGCCACAGCTTCTTCTCCCGTACAGGGCTGGAGAAGCAGCGCCCGACGGCTCTCGACCCGCTGCCCGACTTCTTCTCCGACCACCTCGACAAGGCCCGCAGCAACGGCGACCTGTGGGTGCAGATCGGCGCGAACGACGCGCTGGTCGCGTTCCACGCCCTGCGCGCGGTCCAGCGGGACGCGGGGGAAGCGGCCCGGGTCCGCTGGCAGATGAACGGCTTCAACCGCTCGCCCGGCGCCACCTCCCACCCCATGACCGCCCGCAACCTCATGGGCCAGATCGACGGCACGAACAACCCGAAGCCGGCCGACGCCGACTTCGACAAGCGGATCTTCGTGCCCGCTTCGGACGACCCCGCCTGGATGGCCGGCGGCTCGTACGCCGTCGTACGACGCATCCGCATGCTGCTCGACGACTGGGAGAAGCTGTCGGGGAAGGCACAGGACGACGTCATCGGGCGCAGGAAGTCCGACGGCGCGCCCCTGACCGGCGGCACCGAGACCACGGAGCCGGACCTGGAGAAGACCGGCGCCGACGGCAAGCTCGTCATCCCCATCAACGCCCACGCGCGCATCACCCGGCCCGACCAGAACGGCGGCGCCGCGATGGTCCGCCGCCCGTTCTCGTACCACGACGGCATAGGCCACGACGGGGTCCCGGACGCCGGGCTGCTCTTCGTCTGCTGGCAGGCGGACCCCCTGCGCGGCTTCGTCCCGGTGCAGCGCAAGCTCGACCGGGGAGACGCCCTGTCGGACTTCATCCGTCACGAGTCGAGCGGGCTGTTCGCGGTGCCCGGCGGGGCAGGCGAGGGCGAGTACGTGGGGCAGGCGTTGCTGGAGGCCCATTAG
- a CDS encoding copper resistance CopC/CopD family protein, translating to MKTIAPRFRHLLLLLLAVTGALLAGAAPVSAHAALTGSDPKQGAVVEQAPTRVSLTFSEEVAMSDGSVRVLDPAGKRVDTGKTTDLGGTTYGVPLHSGLPDGTFTVAYQVVSADSHPVSGAFTFSIGAPSKTTAALPDQTAGGGVVGGLYGVGRYLSYAGFILTVGGAAFVLACWPRGAGVRPVQRVVVGGWITLTGATLAMLLMRGSYTGSGAVGDIFDLTLLGQVLQTKSGAALVSRLLLLAAAALFIAVLFGAYEKRTDPKEKKDLTFGLAIGGAVVAAGLAATWAMAEHASTGIQAGLAMPVDVLHLLSVAAWLGGLTTLLVALYRAPSIEATAVRRFSRVAFCAVSTLAATGLYQSWRQVGSWSALTGTRYGQLLLLKIGLVAVLVGVAWISRKWTGRLSEGLAAPEAAATTAIEEHTRSEEAVTVPTGGASKGSSGSSSGDARGNAGSGPGADTGSGSGSDVDDKRSAQLARQRAALATARDKRIRDADPGRSGLRRSVLTEACVAVVLLVVTTVLTSTEPGRTEEEAQAVTAAASQRSGPLSLKLPFDTGGQDGKGTLLLDMDPGRTGSNDMHVYVERPNGKAFDIPEVKVSFTLAAKKLGPLPVVPDHIATGHWSASGVQIPVAGGWKIAVTVRTSDIDQVTVNKNVKIG from the coding sequence GTGAAGACCATCGCTCCCCGCTTCCGGCACCTGTTGCTGCTGCTCCTCGCCGTCACCGGCGCACTCCTCGCCGGCGCCGCGCCCGTCTCCGCGCACGCCGCGCTGACCGGGAGCGACCCGAAGCAGGGCGCGGTGGTCGAGCAGGCCCCCACCCGGGTGTCCCTGACCTTCTCCGAGGAGGTCGCGATGTCCGACGGCTCCGTGCGGGTCCTGGACCCGGCCGGGAAGCGCGTCGACACCGGGAAGACGACCGACCTCGGCGGCACGACCTACGGCGTCCCCCTCCACTCCGGGCTGCCCGACGGCACGTTCACCGTCGCCTACCAGGTCGTGTCGGCCGACAGCCACCCCGTCTCCGGGGCGTTCACCTTCTCCATCGGCGCCCCGTCCAAGACCACGGCGGCCCTGCCCGACCAGACCGCGGGCGGCGGCGTGGTCGGCGGGCTCTACGGCGTCGGGCGGTACCTCTCCTACGCGGGCTTCATCCTCACCGTCGGCGGCGCGGCCTTCGTCCTCGCCTGCTGGCCGCGCGGAGCGGGCGTCCGCCCCGTGCAGCGGGTCGTGGTGGGCGGCTGGATCACCCTCACCGGCGCGACCCTCGCCATGCTCCTGATGCGCGGCTCCTACACGGGATCCGGCGCGGTCGGTGACATCTTCGACCTCACCCTCCTCGGGCAGGTCCTGCAGACCAAGTCGGGCGCGGCCCTGGTGTCACGGCTCCTGCTGCTGGCCGCCGCCGCCCTCTTCATCGCCGTGCTCTTCGGCGCGTACGAGAAGCGGACCGACCCCAAGGAGAAGAAGGACCTCACCTTCGGACTCGCGATCGGCGGCGCGGTCGTCGCCGCCGGTCTCGCCGCGACCTGGGCGATGGCCGAGCACGCCTCCACAGGCATCCAGGCCGGACTCGCCATGCCTGTCGACGTACTGCACCTGCTCTCGGTCGCGGCCTGGCTCGGCGGGCTCACCACGCTGCTCGTCGCCCTGTACCGGGCGCCCTCGATCGAGGCCACGGCCGTCCGGCGATTCTCCCGGGTGGCGTTCTGCGCGGTCTCCACGCTGGCCGCGACCGGCCTCTACCAGTCCTGGCGTCAGGTCGGTTCCTGGTCGGCGCTCACCGGCACCCGCTACGGGCAACTGCTCCTGCTCAAGATCGGGCTCGTCGCCGTCCTGGTCGGCGTCGCCTGGATCTCGCGGAAGTGGACGGGACGCCTGTCGGAGGGGCTCGCCGCCCCGGAGGCCGCCGCAACCACCGCGATCGAGGAGCACACGCGCTCGGAGGAGGCGGTGACGGTACCGACGGGTGGCGCGTCGAAGGGGTCGTCGGGGTCGTCGTCGGGGGACGCCAGGGGCAATGCGGGCTCCGGCCCCGGTGCCGATACGGGATCCGGCTCCGGCTCCGATGTCGACGACAAGCGGTCCGCCCAGCTCGCCCGGCAGCGCGCCGCGCTCGCCACCGCCCGTGACAAGCGCATACGGGACGCCGACCCGGGCCGCTCCGGACTGCGTCGCTCCGTACTCACCGAGGCCTGTGTGGCCGTCGTCCTGCTCGTCGTCACGACCGTGCTCACCTCCACCGAGCCGGGCCGCACCGAGGAGGAGGCCCAGGCCGTCACCGCGGCGGCCTCCCAGCGGTCGGGGCCGCTCTCCCTGAAACTGCCGTTCGACACGGGCGGCCAGGACGGCAAGGGCACACTCCTCCTGGACATGGATCCCGGACGTACCGGCAGCAACGACATGCACGTCTACGTGGAGCGCCCCAACGGCAAGGCGTTCGACATCCCCGAGGTGAAGGTCTCCTTCACTCTCGCCGCGAAGAAGCTCGGCCCTCTGCCGGTCGTTCCCGATCACATCGCCACCGGACACTGGAGCGCGAGCGGCGTACAGATCCCCGTGGCGGGCGGCTGGAAGATCGCGGTCACCGTGCGCACGTCCGATATCGACCAAGTGACCGTCAACAAGAACGTGAAGATCGGCTGA
- a CDS encoding copper chaperone PCu(A)C, with amino-acid sequence MRRTPLALGATALAAGLALTACGSGDSSASASSGKPAVKVGGAFIPAPAGGDMAAGFFVVHNSGGADTLTSVTSAIAQQVTLHSTKGGVMKEQKSFPVPAGGELDFERGGNHLMFENLKQTPKEGDKVSVKLHFAKSGTVTVTFPVKAATYNPTAKSAHSSMSSMSSHTSHTSY; translated from the coding sequence GTGAGGCGTACACCGCTCGCCCTCGGCGCCACCGCGCTGGCGGCCGGACTCGCCCTCACGGCCTGCGGCTCCGGCGACTCGTCGGCCTCGGCGTCCTCCGGCAAGCCCGCGGTGAAGGTCGGCGGGGCGTTCATACCGGCGCCCGCGGGCGGCGACATGGCGGCCGGCTTCTTCGTCGTCCACAACAGCGGTGGCGCCGACACGCTCACCTCGGTGACCAGCGCCATCGCCCAGCAGGTCACCCTCCACAGCACCAAGGGCGGGGTGATGAAGGAACAGAAGTCCTTCCCCGTCCCGGCCGGCGGCGAGCTCGACTTCGAACGCGGTGGCAACCACCTCATGTTCGAAAACCTCAAGCAGACGCCCAAGGAGGGCGACAAAGTGTCGGTGAAGCTGCACTTCGCCAAGTCCGGCACCGTCACGGTGACCTTCCCGGTGAAGGCCGCCACCTACAACCCGACGGCGAAGTCGGCGCACTCGTCGATGTCGTCGATGTCGTCGCACACGTCGCACACGTCGTACTGA
- a CDS encoding SCO family protein has product MRSPRKTPHTAPRQALRKKTLLAAGLIAAASLTLSACGSGDDSNKPVADVSAETGSNKAATVLDSPFKKPDLVLTDTHGKKFDLREQTKGKPTLIYFGYTHCPDVCPLTMSNIAVAKKALPKAEQDKLQVVFVTTDPDRDTAPVLGKWLKAQDPDFIGLTGDFATIQGSARTLGISIEPTQKDKNGKLVSMHGTQVIAFSPKTDAGYVLYGEDATVDDYTKDLPKLIKGEQP; this is encoded by the coding sequence ATGCGCTCTCCCCGTAAGACCCCGCACACGGCTCCTCGCCAGGCCCTCCGCAAGAAGACGCTGCTCGCCGCCGGGCTCATCGCCGCGGCGTCGCTCACCCTCTCCGCCTGCGGCAGTGGCGACGACAGCAACAAGCCCGTCGCCGATGTCTCCGCCGAGACCGGTTCGAACAAGGCCGCGACCGTCCTCGACTCGCCCTTCAAGAAGCCGGACCTCGTCCTCACGGACACCCACGGCAAGAAGTTCGACCTGCGCGAGCAGACCAAGGGCAAGCCCACGCTGATCTACTTCGGCTACACCCACTGCCCCGACGTGTGCCCCCTGACGATGAGCAACATCGCCGTCGCCAAGAAGGCGCTGCCCAAGGCCGAGCAGGACAAGCTCCAAGTCGTCTTCGTCACCACCGACCCGGACCGCGACACCGCGCCCGTCCTCGGCAAGTGGCTCAAGGCACAGGACCCCGACTTCATCGGCCTGACCGGCGACTTCGCCACCATCCAGGGCAGCGCCCGCACCCTCGGCATCTCCATCGAGCCGACGCAGAAGGACAAGAACGGCAAGCTCGTCTCGATGCACGGCACGCAGGTCATCGCCTTCTCGCCGAAGACCGACGCCGGGTACGTCCTGTACGGCGAGGACGCCACCGTCGACGACTACACCAAGGACCTTCCCAAGCTCATCAAGGGGGAGCAGCCGTGA
- a CDS encoding YcnI family copper-binding membrane protein — protein sequence MKKISRVAVVGAGAASAVLVLSVPAFAHVSVQPEGVAAKGGYAVVNFKVPNERDDAATTKVEVNFPTDHPLASVMPEPIPGWTAKVTKSKLDKPLEMHGEKIDQAVSQVTWTADGSGKDKGIQPGFFQKFPLSIGQLPEDTDELVFKAIQTYDNKEVVRWIEPQAKGQEEPENPAPTLELSAATEDHHGGAAADDSAKSGDDKAATAASSSDSSSDGSSGSDTTARALGIAGIVVGAAGVAFGVLAGRRRTNS from the coding sequence ATGAAGAAGATTTCCCGCGTCGCCGTAGTCGGTGCCGGCGCCGCGTCCGCCGTCCTGGTGCTCTCCGTCCCCGCCTTCGCACACGTGAGCGTGCAGCCGGAGGGCGTCGCCGCCAAGGGCGGATACGCCGTCGTGAACTTCAAGGTGCCGAACGAGCGCGACGACGCCGCGACCACCAAGGTCGAGGTCAACTTCCCGACCGACCACCCGCTGGCCTCGGTCATGCCCGAGCCCATCCCCGGCTGGACCGCCAAGGTCACCAAGTCCAAGCTCGACAAGCCGCTGGAGATGCACGGCGAGAAGATCGACCAGGCCGTCTCCCAGGTCACCTGGACCGCCGACGGCTCGGGCAAGGACAAGGGCATCCAGCCCGGCTTCTTCCAGAAGTTCCCGCTCTCCATCGGGCAGCTGCCCGAGGACACGGACGAGCTCGTCTTCAAGGCGATCCAGACGTACGACAACAAGGAAGTCGTGCGCTGGATCGAGCCGCAGGCCAAGGGCCAGGAGGAGCCGGAGAACCCGGCGCCCACCCTGGAGCTCTCGGCCGCGACCGAGGACCACCACGGCGGCGCCGCGGCCGACGACAGCGCCAAGTCGGGTGACGACAAGGCGGCCACGGCCGCGTCCTCGTCCGACAGCTCCTCCGACGGCTCTTCCGGCAGCGACACCACCGCACGCGCCCTCGGCATCGCGGGCATCGTCGTCGGCGCCGCCGGCGTGGCCTTCGGTGTGCTCGCGGGACGCCGTCGTACCAACAGCTGA
- a CDS encoding ATP-binding protein, with product MSIWWSLHLRREAASVPLARRLLIDTMETAGVDPDISYDLSVALTEACANAVEHGGDPDPDDPAGAYRVTAYLEGETCRIEVADSGPGFPALRGRGTTLLKPAPDHAEHGRGLCLIHELADHVHFVNRPGRGGAVVSFDKVLKWRENAPLVSA from the coding sequence ATGAGCATCTGGTGGTCTCTGCACCTGCGCCGCGAGGCTGCGAGCGTTCCGCTCGCCCGGCGCCTGCTGATCGACACCATGGAGACCGCGGGCGTCGACCCCGACATCTCGTACGACCTGTCCGTCGCGCTCACCGAGGCGTGTGCCAACGCCGTCGAGCACGGCGGCGATCCGGACCCCGACGATCCCGCGGGCGCCTACCGGGTCACGGCCTACCTCGAGGGCGAGACCTGCCGCATCGAGGTCGCCGACTCCGGTCCCGGCTTCCCGGCGCTGCGCGGCCGCGGCACCACCCTGCTCAAGCCCGCCCCCGACCACGCCGAGCACGGCCGCGGACTCTGCCTCATCCATGAGCTCGCGGACCACGTCCACTTCGTCAACAGGCCGGGCAGGGGCGGCGCGGTGGTCAGCTTCGACAAGGTGCTCAAGTGGCGCGAGAACGCGCCCCTCGTCTCCGCCTGA
- a CDS encoding aminopeptidase P family protein has translation MSEELTPENPEISQTESDEPIKQRKNGLYPGVSDELAASMKSGWADTELHGLEPIAQASETAARRAALSARFPGERIVVPAGNLKTRSNDTEYAFRASTEYAYLTGNQTEDGVLVLEPTAAGHNATIYLLPRSDRENGEFWLDGQGELWVGRRHSLTEAEQVYGIPASDVRELAGKLAEATGPVRVVRGHDAGIEAALADKVTREHDEELRVFLSEARLVKDAFEVGELQKAVDSTVRGFEDVVKVLDKAEATSERYIEGTFFLRARVEGNDIGYGSICASGPHACTLHWVRNDGPVRSGDLLLLDAGVETHSLYTADITRTLPVNGRYTELQKKIYDAVYEAQEAGIAAVKPGAKYRDFHDAAQHVLAEKLVEWGLVEGPVERVLELGLQRRWTLHGTGHMLGLDVHDCAVARTETYVDGTLEPGMCLTVEPGLYFQADDLTVPEEYRGIGVRIEDDILVTEDGNRNLSAGLPRRSDEVEAWMAQLKG, from the coding sequence GTGTCGGAGGAGCTCACCCCGGAGAACCCGGAGATCTCTCAGACCGAGAGCGACGAGCCGATCAAGCAGCGCAAGAACGGCCTGTACCCGGGCGTGTCCGACGAGCTCGCCGCGAGCATGAAGTCCGGCTGGGCCGACACCGAGCTGCACGGCCTCGAGCCGATCGCGCAGGCGTCCGAGACGGCCGCCCGCCGCGCCGCCCTCTCCGCGCGCTTCCCCGGTGAGCGCATCGTCGTCCCCGCGGGCAATCTCAAGACCCGCTCGAACGACACCGAGTACGCCTTCCGCGCCTCGACGGAGTACGCGTACCTGACCGGCAACCAGACGGAGGACGGCGTCCTCGTCCTCGAGCCGACGGCCGCCGGGCACAACGCGACGATCTACCTGCTGCCGCGCTCCGACCGTGAGAACGGCGAGTTCTGGCTCGACGGCCAGGGCGAGCTGTGGGTCGGCCGTCGCCACTCCCTCACCGAGGCCGAGCAGGTGTACGGCATCCCCGCCTCCGACGTGCGCGAGCTCGCCGGCAAGCTGGCCGAGGCCACCGGCCCGGTCCGCGTGGTGCGCGGCCACGACGCCGGCATCGAGGCCGCCCTCGCCGACAAGGTGACCCGCGAGCACGACGAAGAGCTGCGTGTCTTCCTCTCCGAGGCCCGCCTCGTGAAGGACGCCTTCGAGGTCGGCGAGCTGCAGAAGGCCGTCGACTCGACGGTCCGCGGCTTCGAGGACGTCGTGAAGGTCCTCGACAAGGCCGAGGCCACCAGCGAGCGCTACATCGAGGGCACGTTCTTCCTGCGCGCCCGCGTCGAGGGCAACGACATCGGCTACGGCTCGATCTGCGCCTCCGGCCCGCACGCCTGCACCCTGCACTGGGTCCGCAACGACGGCCCGGTCCGCTCCGGCGACCTGCTCCTCCTGGACGCGGGCGTGGAGACGCACAGCCTCTACACCGCCGACATCACGCGCACGCTGCCGGTCAACGGCCGCTACACCGAGCTCCAGAAGAAGATCTACGACGCCGTGTACGAGGCTCAGGAGGCCGGTATCGCGGCCGTGAAGCCGGGTGCCAAGTACCGCGACTTCCACGACGCCGCGCAGCACGTGCTCGCCGAGAAGCTGGTCGAGTGGGGCCTCGTCGAGGGCCCGGTCGAGCGCGTCCTGGAGCTCGGCCTCCAGCGCCGCTGGACGCTGCACGGCACCGGTCACATGCTCGGCCTCGACGTCCACGACTGCGCGGTCGCCCGCACGGAGACGTACGTGGACGGCACGCTGGAGCCCGGCATGTGCCTGACCGTCGAGCCCGGTCTGTACTTCCAGGCGGACGACCTGACCGTGCCGGAGGAGTACCGCGGCATCGGTGTCCGGATCGAGGACGACATCCTCGTGACCGAGGACGGCAACCGGAACCTCTCCGCCGGTCTGCCGCGCCGTTCGGACGAGGTCGAGGCGTGGATGGCTCAGCTCAAGGGCTGA